ACCAAGGTGGACTTCGAGGTCTACCCGGGTGAGGTGGTGGCCCTCGTTGGAGACAACGGAGCAGGGAAGTCGACCCTCATCAAGGTCATCTCGGGAATCATCCCCATCGACGAGGGAGACATCCTCTTCGATGGCAAGCCGGTGACGCTGGGCATGCCCCAGAAGTCCACCGCGCTGGGAATCGCGACCGTGTACCAGGATCTCGCCCTCTGCGATAACCTGGACGTGGTGGGGAACCTGTTCCTCGGGCGCGAGCTGGCCGCCAAGGGTGTGGGCGGGCTGCTGGGTTGGCTCGACGAGACGACCATGGAACGCCAGTCCGCCGAGTTGCTCCAGCGGCTCGCGGTGAGCATTCCGAGCGCGCGCACACAGGTGGCCGCGTTGTCCGGTGGCCAGCGTCAGTCCATCGCCGTGGCCCGCGCGATGATGGGCTCGCCGAAGATGGTGCTGCTGGACGAGCCCACGGCGGCGCTCGGTGTCGCGCAGACACGGCAGGTGCTCGATCTCATCCGGCGGCTGCGCGAGCAGGGCCTGGGGGTCGTGGTCATCAGTCACAACCTGGCGGACGTGTTCTCCGTGGCCGATCGCATCATCGTGATGCGCCTCGGCCGGCGGGTGGCGACGTTCGATGTCAAAGCGGCGAAGGAGGTGGAGGTCGTCTCCGCCATCACCGGCGCCATTCCATCGGGCGAAAGGGCCCAATCCATGGGGGTGCAGCCATGAGCGCTGCTCCGAATGCCATGCCAGCGATCGACCCTCGCCTGATCCAGGACGAGCCGGGGCTGATGGGAGCCCTCAAGGGCTTCCGCCGCCGTATCTCTCAGGGGGAGTTGGGGAGCCTGCCCGTTCTCATCGGGCTGGTGGCCATCTGGGTGACCTTCTACCTGGCCAATGAGCGCTTCCTCTCCGCCGTCAACCTCACCAACCTCATGCTGCAGATCGCCGCCATGGGGATGATCTCCGCGGGCATCGTGCTGGTGCTGTTGCTCGGGGAGATCGACCTGTCGGCGGGCGCGGTGAGCGGCCTGGCCGCCGCCGTGATGGCGATCCTCAACGTCAAGCTGCAGTGGGGGGCCGTGCCCTCGCTGCTGGCCGGACTGGGCACGGGCGCGGCGATCGGGCTGTTCCAGGGCATCTGGATCACCCGGTTCCGGGTTCCCTCCTTCGTGGTCACCCTGGCCGGGTTCCTCGGATGGCAGGGCGCGCTGCTCTACGTGCTGGGCGGTACGGGCACGGTGAACCTGAACGACCGGCTCATCACGGGGATGACCGGCACGTTCTTCGAGCCGTCCATCGCCTGGCCGCTGGTGATCCTGATCGTCATCGTGGATCTGGCGACCGTCGCCCTCGAGCGGGCCCGGCGGGCGGCGGCGGGGCTGCCGCTGCCACGGATCCGCTCCACCGCCATGCGGGTGGTCCTCACCTCGGGTGCGCTGGTGGCGGCCACCGCCATCTTCACGCAGGATCGCGGCCTGCCGCTCGGGACGCTGATCCTCGTGGGCGTCGTCCTGCTGCTCGAGACGGTGCTGGTGTGCACGCGCTTCGGCCGTCACGTCTTCGCGGTGGGCGGCAACATGGAGGCGTCGCGGCGCTCCGGCATCCGGGTCGAGCGCATCCGGGTCGCCGTCTTCACGCTCGGCTCCACCCTGGCGGCCGCGGGAGGCATCCTCGCCTCCTCGCGACTGCTGGCGGTGAACCAGTCGTCGGGCAGCGGTGACATCCTGCTCAACGCCATCGCGGCGGCGGTGATCGGCGGCACCAGCCTCTTCGGTGGGCGGGGCTCGGCCTGGTCGGCGATCCTCGGGGCCCTGGTCATCGGCTCCATCTCCAACGGGATGGATCTGCTGGCGCTGTCCTCGTCGGTGAAGTTCATGGTGACGGGCGCGGTGCTGCTCGTGGCCGCCTCCATCGACGCCATCTCCCGGCGCGGCCGTCAGGCCTCCGGCCGGGCCTGAGAGTCGTTGTATACCGGTGGCCGCCGGGCACTCCGTCCGGCGGCCACTCTCCGTTTCTCCCGACACCATGAATTCCCAACCGCTCCTGCCCGTGTTCGACATCGGCGGTGTGTTCCTCGACTGGAACCCGCGCTACCTCTATCGCAAGCTGTTCACCGATGAGGCGGCGATGGAACACTTCCTCTCCACCGTCTGCACGTCGGAGTGGAACGTGCTGCAGGATGCTGGCCGCACCTGGGCCGAGGCCATCGCCGAGCTGTCCGGGCGCTTCCCGGAGCATGCCGAGCTGATCCGCTGCTACGACACGCGCTGGGAGGAGATGATCCCGCGTGTCTTCGAGGGTACGGTCGAGCTCCTCAGAGCCTTGCAGGCCCGGGGTCCGGTGTATGCGATCACCAACTTCTCGGCGGAGAAGTTCGCGTATGCCAAGACGCGCTGGCCGTTCCTCGCGAGCTTCGATGGCTGTGTCGTCTCGGGGGAGTGCCGGATGCTCAAGCCGGATCCGGCGATCTACCGGCGGCTCTGCCAGCAGTACGGCCTCGAGCCCTCGCGCTGCCTGTTCATCGACGACGTGCAGAAGAACGTCGACGGGGCGCGCGCGGTGGGAATGCAGGCGGTGCGCTTCGAGAGCCCCGAGCAGCTGCGCGCTGAGCTGGTCGCACGCGGAATGCTGACGTAGCCCGCCCGGGCCGCTCCTCCGGGACGCGGACGTGGACATGCTGACCCGAAAAGCCGGGTCCGGCCCTCTCTTACTCGGGCCGTTTCGTCCCCGTCACATTCCTCGGAGGTCTCATGAGCAGGACGCGGAAGTTCCTCATCACCGGTCTGTTGGGCACGCTCGCCGCATGTGGTGGGCAGGAACCGCAGGAGCAGGTGGGCTCCCAGGGGCTCGAGCTCGCTGCCAACGCCGCCGGGCTGACGGCTACCTTCAGCAGCAGCTCGAGCTGGGAGGGTGGCTTCAACGGGGTGATCACCATCAAGAACACCACGAGCAGCCAGATCTCCGACTGGGCGGTGTCCTTCAAGTTCAACGGCAACGCGGCGATCAGCGGTTCTCCCTGGGGCGCCGGAGGCTCCGCGACCAAGGCGGGCGATGGGACGTGGACCGTCCTGCCGAACACCTGGGGCGGCAACATCGTGCCCGCCAACGGCTCCGTGACCGTCACCTTCGGAGGCACGGGGACCTACAGCGGCATCAGCTCCTGCACCATCAACGGGTACTCCTGCGGAGGGAGCGTGCCGCCTCCCGTGGATCCCACGCCTCCGACGGTCAGCCTCTCGGCCAGCCCGGCCAACCTCACGAGCCCGGGCAGCGTGAGCCTCTCCGCGCCGGCGACCGACAACGTGGGCGTGACGAAGGTCGAGTTCTACAGGAACGGGGTGCTCCTGAGCACGGACACCTCCAGCCCATTCACCGCGTCGGACTCCTTCAGCTCCTTCAGCCAGAATGGCACCTACGGCTACACGGCCAAGGCCCATGACGCCGCGGGGAACACCGCCACCTCCAGCGTGGCGAGCGTCACCGTCAGCATCTCCGACACCCCGCCGCCTCCTCCTCCGGGCGGGAGGATGTACATCGGCTACGCCAGCAGCTGGAACACGAGCATCAACGATCTCACCCCCGCCATCATCCCCAGCTACTACACGCACGTGAACCTCTCCTTCGTGCGGCCGGACATGGCGTACGTGAAGGGCTCGTACGAGTTCGATCAGGCCGTGGCGGGCTTCGAGTTCTTCGAGGGCGCCACGACGAACACCGGGCAGAAGAAGTTCACCCGGGAGCAGGCGCTCACGCTCATCAACAACATCAAGGCGCTGCGCCAGCGCGGCACGCAGGTGTGGATCTCCGTCGGCGGCTGGAGCTACAGCCAGGGCAGCCAGTGGTCCAACTTCAACGCGGCCCGTGTCGTCGACCTGGCGCAGGACCTCGGCGCCGACGGCATCGACATCGACTGGGAGTCCAGCGGCAGCAGCTGCAACAAGCTGACGGCGGACCAGTTCAGCTGCACCAAGGACGGTGAGATCTCCCACATCATCACCAGCCTCTACAACACCATCCAGAGCCGGGGCCTGTCGCTGGGCATCTCGATCGCCGGCTGGTCCACGGGCGCCTACTACGTGAAGGGCACGCCGTTCGAGGAGGGCAAGGTGCAGTGGGGCTCTCCCTTCGGTGGAACGATGTACACCGTGGTGAAGAACCACGGGAACAAGCTGCACCACATCAACCTCATGTCCTACGACGGCGGCGACTACTACGACCCGCGCGAGGGCTATGAGTCCTACCGGGCCATCTACAGCGGGCCGATCGCCATGGGGCTGGAGATCGCCCCGGAGGGCGCGGGTGGCGCGACGCTGAAGCTCAACGCGGAGCCCGGCACGGTGTACGACGCCGAGATGCTCACCGGGCAGAACAACATGGCGACGAAGTATTACAACGTCGAGACGCTCGCCACGTACCTGAAGAACAAGGGCAAGCCGACGGACGGCATGATGGTGTGGCAGATCTGGAAGGAGCGCGTCCACGCGCCGGCCCCGGCCGGAGCCGCGTCGGTGAACTCCACCGGCCAGCTCGTCTGCCAGCTCCTGGGCATCACCAGCAATTGCAACCAGAGCCTGCCCAACCTCCCGAAGTACTAGGAACAGGCGGGCCACCACCGGGTGCGAGCAGTGCTGGCTCGCACCCGGTGGCGACTCGGGTGGTTCCGCCGCCAGGCCCCCCAGCAGTGGGGGTGACCGGGGGGCAGGTGCTCGCGGGCGCTAGAGGACTCGACGGCAGTGGGGGATTGCCGGGGCCAGCTCTGGCGCTACGAGTTCGACGGCGAGACCACCAGACGGCTTGAAAGGCCTTTCACAGCATTGCCGCGTCCTGCCCGACCCTCTGGAAGAG
The sequence above is a segment of the Archangium lipolyticum genome. Coding sequences within it:
- a CDS encoding HAD family hydrolase yields the protein MNSQPLLPVFDIGGVFLDWNPRYLYRKLFTDEAAMEHFLSTVCTSEWNVLQDAGRTWAEAIAELSGRFPEHAELIRCYDTRWEEMIPRVFEGTVELLRALQARGPVYAITNFSAEKFAYAKTRWPFLASFDGCVVSGECRMLKPDPAIYRRLCQQYGLEPSRCLFIDDVQKNVDGARAVGMQAVRFESPEQLRAELVARGMLT
- a CDS encoding sugar ABC transporter permease, with amino-acid sequence MSAAPNAMPAIDPRLIQDEPGLMGALKGFRRRISQGELGSLPVLIGLVAIWVTFYLANERFLSAVNLTNLMLQIAAMGMISAGIVLVLLLGEIDLSAGAVSGLAAAVMAILNVKLQWGAVPSLLAGLGTGAAIGLFQGIWITRFRVPSFVVTLAGFLGWQGALLYVLGGTGTVNLNDRLITGMTGTFFEPSIAWPLVILIVIVDLATVALERARRAAAGLPLPRIRSTAMRVVLTSGALVAATAIFTQDRGLPLGTLILVGVVLLLETVLVCTRFGRHVFAVGGNMEASRRSGIRVERIRVAVFTLGSTLAAAGGILASSRLLAVNQSSGSGDILLNAIAAAVIGGTSLFGGRGSAWSAILGALVIGSISNGMDLLALSSSVKFMVTGAVLLVAASIDAISRRGRQASGRA
- a CDS encoding ATP-binding cassette domain-containing protein, whose protein sequence is MSQTPLLSLRGISKRFGAVQALTKVDFEVYPGEVVALVGDNGAGKSTLIKVISGIIPIDEGDILFDGKPVTLGMPQKSTALGIATVYQDLALCDNLDVVGNLFLGRELAAKGVGGLLGWLDETTMERQSAELLQRLAVSIPSARTQVAALSGGQRQSIAVARAMMGSPKMVLLDEPTAALGVAQTRQVLDLIRRLREQGLGVVVISHNLADVFSVADRIIVMRLGRRVATFDVKAAKEVEVVSAITGAIPSGERAQSMGVQP
- a CDS encoding glycosyl hydrolase family 18 protein; translated protein: MSRTRKFLITGLLGTLAACGGQEPQEQVGSQGLELAANAAGLTATFSSSSSWEGGFNGVITIKNTTSSQISDWAVSFKFNGNAAISGSPWGAGGSATKAGDGTWTVLPNTWGGNIVPANGSVTVTFGGTGTYSGISSCTINGYSCGGSVPPPVDPTPPTVSLSASPANLTSPGSVSLSAPATDNVGVTKVEFYRNGVLLSTDTSSPFTASDSFSSFSQNGTYGYTAKAHDAAGNTATSSVASVTVSISDTPPPPPPGGRMYIGYASSWNTSINDLTPAIIPSYYTHVNLSFVRPDMAYVKGSYEFDQAVAGFEFFEGATTNTGQKKFTREQALTLINNIKALRQRGTQVWISVGGWSYSQGSQWSNFNAARVVDLAQDLGADGIDIDWESSGSSCNKLTADQFSCTKDGEISHIITSLYNTIQSRGLSLGISIAGWSTGAYYVKGTPFEEGKVQWGSPFGGTMYTVVKNHGNKLHHINLMSYDGGDYYDPREGYESYRAIYSGPIAMGLEIAPEGAGGATLKLNAEPGTVYDAEMLTGQNNMATKYYNVETLATYLKNKGKPTDGMMVWQIWKERVHAPAPAGAASVNSTGQLVCQLLGITSNCNQSLPNLPKY